The sequence TCATGAGGATTTCAGTGAGGATACGTACCGAACACTAACGGCAGCCGATTCAGCAACGATGCTAATTGATGCTGCTAAAGGTGTTGAGGCCCAAACGAAGAAACTGTTTAAGGTCTGTCGAATGCGTGGCATACCGATCTTTACCTTTATGAATAAATTAGACAGACAAGGGAAAGACCCGTTTGAATTAATGGAAGAGCTAGAAGATGTCCTTGGAATACGCTCGTATCCAATGAACTGGCCGATCGGTATGGGACAAGATTTTTCCGGTGTATATGATCGTCACCGAAAGAAAATCGAGCTCTTTAACCCTGATGACCCAAAAGATATTGAAGTCCGTGATGTGAACGGTCCTGATGACCCTTTAATTGATGAAATTATCCAAGACCCTGGATTAGTTGAACAATTTCGCGAGGAAATCGAGCTTTTAGATGTAGCTGGTGATTCCTTTGATGAAGAGTTAATTGCAGAAGGAAAATTAACGCCAATCTTTTGGGGAAGTGCCATCTCTAACTTCGGTGTACAAACATTTCTTGATCACTTTCTAGAAATGGCACCTGCTCCGACACCAAGAGAAAGTAACCAAGGTGAGATCAATCCATTTGACCACGAAAAATTTTCAGGGTTTATTTTTAAGATCCAAGCGAACATGAACCCAGCTCACCGTGATCGAATTGCATTTTTACGGGTTACATCCGGTGTATTTAATCGTGGGATGAGTGTCAACCATGTCCGGCTAGGTAAACAAATGAAGCTCGCACAACCGACACAGTTTCTTGCACAATCACGAAACATCATTGAGAACGCATATGCTGGTGATATTATTGGTTTATATGATCCAGGAACATTTCGAATCGGTGATACATTGGTAGAGGATGGATCATTCGAATTTGATGAAATGCCACACTTCTCTCCAGAGCACTTTGCTGCGATTACGGTTAAAGACGCGATGAAACACAAATCGTTTGAAAAAGGGGTTCAACAGTTAACTGAAGAAGGTGCGATTCAGCTATTTAAAACGTATAACAAAACAATCGAACAACAAATTGTCGGTGTTGTTGGCGTCCTTCAATTT is a genomic window of Desertibacillus haloalkaliphilus containing:
- a CDS encoding peptide chain release factor 3; its protein translation is MKNYREELQSRRTFAIISHPDAGKTTLTEKLLYYSGTIREAGSVKGKKNSKHALSDWMEIEKQRGISVTSSVLEVLYSGYHVNILDTPGHEDFSEDTYRTLTAADSATMLIDAAKGVEAQTKKLFKVCRMRGIPIFTFMNKLDRQGKDPFELMEELEDVLGIRSYPMNWPIGMGQDFSGVYDRHRKKIELFNPDDPKDIEVRDVNGPDDPLIDEIIQDPGLVEQFREEIELLDVAGDSFDEELIAEGKLTPIFWGSAISNFGVQTFLDHFLEMAPAPTPRESNQGEINPFDHEKFSGFIFKIQANMNPAHRDRIAFLRVTSGVFNRGMSVNHVRLGKQMKLAQPTQFLAQSRNIIENAYAGDIIGLYDPGTFRIGDTLVEDGSFEFDEMPHFSPEHFAAITVKDAMKHKSFEKGVQQLTEEGAIQLFKTYNKTIEQQIVGVVGVLQFEVLEYRLKNEYKSDIQLERLPFSFARWIEGDEQALEKFKRMQRNLVTDRDGRIVCLFENEFQMRTAQDKYPDIQFYENSYTKPIS